A window from Saccharomyces eubayanus strain FM1318 chromosome XIV, whole genome shotgun sequence encodes these proteins:
- the SLZ1 gene encoding Slz1p, whose protein sequence is MNKVDQIIGYKKCEGKLPKDKQITKNRSKGGNVEQLDNGKRERENLKTFNEERKKFLERMNKNKKKNMTKREKEKPKETEKDNYKRDDKKFKEQKKLPATREFRFKEPHSPSGSHNFPDESLKSKSQSGADVEIESEIETKIMIDQAIQTYGXLNVQLSELFNDNILNVTKENTSFLQDTEFTSWERRWSNCSTISNATTISSVPDPKYKFNFNELLPLNSIALVDQDHKMSATSLVDQNQRGKKLLQLETEYSNKVKSVITGLQLLCTKGQLHSVNGVTGQQVARWSEFPTCCHQTPV, encoded by the coding sequence atgaataaagTAGATCAGATTATAGGTTACAAGAAGTGCGAGGGAAAACTACCAAAAGACAAACAGATAACCAAGAACAGATCGAAAGGTGGGAATGTTGAGCAGCTAGATAATGGTAAAAGGGAAAGAGAAAACCTGAAAACATTCAACgaagaaaggaagaaattcTTGGAGAGgatgaacaaaaacaaaaagaaaaacatgaCGAAGAGGGAGAaggaaaaaccaaaagaaacagaaaaagataactacaaaagagatgacaaaaagtttaaagagcaaaaaaagttacCAGCAACAAGGGAGTTCCGTTTCAAAGAACCACATTCGCCAAGTGGTTCTCACAACTTTCCGGACGAAAGCTTGAAATCGAAATCTCAGTCTGGAGCAGATGTTGAGATAGAGTCggaaattgaaactaaAATTATGATAGACCAAGCTATTCAAACATATGGAMCTTTGAATGTCCAGCTGTCGGAACTTTTCAACGACAATATTCTTAACGTCACTAAAGAGAATACCTCTTTTTTACAGGACACAGAGTTCACCTCATGGGAACGTCGGTGGTCAAATTGTAGTACAATCAGTAATGCGACTACAATCTCCTCAGTTCCAGATCCCAAATACAAGTTCAACTTCAACGAACTGCTTCCGCTCAATTCGATTGCGTTGGTGGATCAAGATCACAAAATGTCCGCCACATCCCTAGTAGACCAGAATCAAAGAGGTAAAAAACTTCTCCAGCTAGAGACAGAATACTCAAACAAAGTCAAGAGTGTGATCACAGGACTACAACTACTGTGCACGAAGGGTCAACTGCATTCCGTCAACGGGGTAACCGGTCAACAAGTGGCCCGCTGGTCCGAATTCCCCACTTGTTGCCACCAAACCCCAGTTTAA